Proteins found in one Populus alba chromosome 14, ASM523922v2, whole genome shotgun sequence genomic segment:
- the LOC118036147 gene encoding kinesin-like protein KIN-4A isoform X2, with translation MEAPPSPSPASPATNGGEDCCVKVAVHIRPLIADERAQGCKDCVTVVSGKPQVQIGTHSFTFDHVYGSSGTPSSAMFEDCIAPLVDGLFQGYNATVLAYGQTGSGKTYTMGTGFKDGFQMGVIPQVMNVLFRKIETLKHQTEFQLHVSFIEILKEEVRDLLDPTTLNKSDTANGHTGKVNLPGKPPIQIRETSNGVITLAGSTEVSVCTFKEMAACLEQGSLCRATGSTNMNNQSSRSHAIFTITLEQMRKLNPVFPGDSNPNDSMNEEYLCAKLHLVDLAGSERAKRTGSDGMRFKEGVHINKGLLALGNVISALGDEKKRKEGVHVPYRDSKLTRLLQDSLGGNSRTVMIACISPADINAEETLNTLKYANRARNIQNKPVVNRDPMSSEMLKMRQQLEYLQAELFARGGGCSSDEIQVLKERIAWLEAANEDLCRELHEYRSRCTTVEQRETDAQDGSICSVKTDGLKRSLHSIESPDYQMGETIPGDSREIDEEVAKEWEHTLLQNTMDKELHELNRRLEEKESEMKLFGGADTAALKQHFGKKIMELEDEKRAVQRERDRLLAEIENLSASSDGQKLQDIHAQKLKTLEAQIMDLKKKQENQVQLLKQKQKSDEAAKRLQDEIQYIKAQKVQLQHRIKQEAEQFRQWKASREKELLQLRKEGRRNEYERHKLQAINQRQKMVLQRKTEEAAMATKRLKELLEARKSSARDNSAISNGNGANGQSNEKSLQRWLDHELEVMVNVHEVRFEYEKQSQVRAALADELAVLKQVDEFASKGLSPPRGKNGFARASSMSPNARMARKSSLENMLSISSNSLVAMASQLSEAEERERAFTNRGRWNQLRSMGDAKNLLQYMFNSLGDARCQLWEKEMEIKEMKEQFKELVGLLRQSESQRKEVEKELKLREQALAMALATAASADQEQRSPHNSLKHFNDDMSGPLSPVSVPAQKQLKYTPGVANGSVKESAAFIDQTRKMVPLGQLSMRKLAAVGQGGKLWRWKRSHHQWLLQFKWKWQKPWRLSELIRHSDVMVMRAKARPQAALPRKV, from the exons ATGGAAGCTCCTCCTTCGCCTAGTCCTGCCTCTCCTGCTACAAACGGAGGAGAGGATTGTTGTGTCAAAGTTGCTGTTCATATAAGACCACTCATCGCCGATGAGCGAGCTCAAGGTTGTAAAGATTGTGTCACTGTCGTGTCTGGAAAGCCTCAG GTACAAATAGGCACACATTCATTTACCTTTGATCATGTCTATGGGAGTAGTGGCACTCCTTCATCTGCTATGTTTGAAGATTGTATTGCCCCATTAGTTGATGGTTTATTTCAAGGATATAATGCGACTGTTCTTGCTTATGGTCAG ACGGGATCTGGGAAGACATATACAATGGGAACTGGCTTCAAAGATGGTTTCCAGATGGGAGTTATTCCTCAAGTCATGAATGTTCTATTCAGaaagattgaaactttaaaGCATCAAACCGAATTCCAACTACACGTTTCTTTCATTGAG ATTCTGAAAGAAGAAGTAAGAGATTTGCTGGATCCTACAACTTTGAACAAATCAGATACTGCAAATGGGCACACAGGTAAAGTAAATCTCCCAGGGAAACCACCAATACAAATTCGTGAGACTTCAAATGGTGTCATAACACTAGCAGGATCGACAGAAGTTAGTGTTTGTACATTTAAAGAAATGGCTGCTTGCCTCGAACAAGGATCATTGTGCAGGGCAACAGGGAGCACAAATATGAACAATCAATCAAG tcgTTCACATGCCATCTTCACCATCACCTTAGAGCAGATGCGTAAGCTCAATCCAGTTTTCCCTGGCGATAGCAATCCAAATGACAGTATGAATGAAGAGTATCTGTGTGCAAAGTTGCATTTAGTAGATCTTGCTGGATCTGAGAGAGCCAAGAGGACTGGTTCTGATGGCATGCGTTTTAAGGAAG GAGTTCACATCAATAAGGGCCTTCTTGCACTTGGAAACGTTATCAGTGCACTTGGTGATGAGAAAAAGCGAAAAGAAGGTGTTCATGTTCCATATCGAGACAGTAAATTGACTCGGCTTCTGCAG GATTCGCTTGGTGGTAACAGCAGAACTGTTATGATAG CTTGCATTAGTCCAGCTGATATCAATGCTGAGGAAACCCTCAACACCCTAAAGTATGCAAATCGTGCCCGCAATATCCAAAATAAGCCTGTT GTTAATAGAGATCCAATGTCCAGTGAGATGCTAAAGATGCGCCAACAGCTTGAGTATTTGCAAGCAGAACTTTTTGCCCGTGGAGGAGGATGTTCATCAGATGAAATTCAG GTTCTCAAGGAAAGGATTGCTTGGCTTGAAGCTGCCAATGAGGACCTTTGTCGTGAACTTCATGAATACCGCAGCAGATGCACCACTGTAGAGCAACGTGAAACAGATGCTCAA GATGGCAGTATCTGTTCTGTGAAAACTGATGGGCTTAAAAGGAGCTTGCATAGTATAGAATCACCAGATTATCAAATGGGTGAAACTATTCCTG GAGACTCCAGGGAAATTGATGAAGAAGTAGCGAAAGAGTGGGAGCACACGCTTTTGCAGAATACCATGGACAAAGAATTGCATGAATTGAACAGACGTTTGGAGGAGAAAGAG TCAGAGATGAAACTTTTTGGAGGGGCTGACACTGCAGCTCTCAAGCAACACTTTGGCAAGAAAATCATGGAATTGGAGGATGAAAAAAGAGCCGTGCAG CGAGAGAGGGATCGCCTGCTGGCTGAAATTGAAAATCTTTCTGCTAGCTCTGACGGGCAAAAATTGCAAGATATCCATGCCCAGAAATTAAAAACTCTTGAGGCACAg ATTATGGATCTTAAGAAGAAACAAGAGAACCAAGTTCAgcttttaaagcaaaaacaaaaaagtgatGAAGCAGCAAAGCGATTACAAGATGAAATTCAATATATAAAGGCACAAAAG GTTCAGTTGCAACACAGGATCAAACAAGAGGCAGAACAATTCCGACAATGGAAGGCCTCTCGGGAAAAGGAACTGCTGCAg TTACGGAAAGAAGGGAGAAGAAATGAATATGAAAGGCATAAGCTACAAGCTATAAACCAGCGCCAAAAAATG GTTCTTCAAAGAAAGACAGAAGAGGCTGCAATGGCTACCAAGAGGTTAAAAGAGCTGCTTGAAGCTCGAAAATCTTCTGCACGAGACAACTCAG CTATCTCCAATGGAAATGGAGCAAATGGTCAG AGCAATGAGAAATCCTTGCAACGTTGGCTTGATCATGAGCTGGAGGTCATGGTAAATGTGCATGAAGTCCGCTTTGAATATGAGAAGCAAAGCCAAGT GCGAGCTGCACTGGCAGATGAGTTGGCTGTGTTGAAGCAAGTAGATGAGTTTGCTTCAAAAGGATTGAGTCCTCCGCGAGGAAAGAATGGATTTGCAAG GGCTTCTTCTATGTCACCAAATGCGAGAATGGCCAGAAAATCATCACTTGAAAACATGTTGAGCATATCGTCTAATTCTCTTGTTGCAATGGCTTCACAACTTTCAGAAGCAGAGGAGCGAGAGCGTGCATTTACAAACCGTGGACGTTGGAATCAGCTTCGTTCCATGGGAGACGCGAAGAATTTGCTTCAGTATATGTTTAATTCTCTGGGAGATGCCAG GTGTCAACTATGGGAGAAGGaaatggaaataaaagaaatgaaggaGCAATTCAAAGAACTTGTAGGTCTATTGCGACAAAGTGAATCACAAAGAAAAGAAGTTGAAAAGGAGCTAAAATTGAGAGAGCAAGCACTTGCCATGGCTTTGGCTACAGCAGCCTCT GCTGACCAAGAACAGAGGAGCCCCCACAATTCACTGAAACATTTCAATGATGACATGAGTGGTCCACTGTCTCCAGTGTCTGTGCCGGCACAGAAACAGCTAAAATATACGCCAGGAGTTGCTAATGGTTCAGTCAAAGAGTCAGCCGCATTCATAGATCAGACCAGAAAG ATGGTGCCACTTGGGCAGTTGTCAATGAGAAAATTAGCAGCTGTAGGGCAAGGGGGGAAGTTATGGAGGTGGAAGAGAAGTCATCACCAGTGGCTTTTACAATTCAAATGGAAGTGGCAGAAACCATGGAGACTGTCAGAATTGATCAGGCACAGTGATGTAATGGTTATGAGGGCAAAGGCTCGTCCACAGGCTGCTCTGCCACGTAAAGTATGA
- the LOC118036147 gene encoding kinesin-like protein KIN-4A isoform X1: MEAPPSPSPASPATNGGEDCCVKVAVHIRPLIADERAQGCKDCVTVVSGKPQVQIGTHSFTFDHVYGSSGTPSSAMFEDCIAPLVDGLFQGYNATVLAYGQTGSGKTYTMGTGFKDGFQMGVIPQVMNVLFRKIETLKHQTEFQLHVSFIEILKEEVRDLLDPTTLNKSDTANGHTGKVNLPGKPPIQIRETSNGVITLAGSTEVSVCTFKEMAACLEQGSLCRATGSTNMNNQSSRSHAIFTITLEQMRKLNPVFPGDSNPNDSMNEEYLCAKLHLVDLAGSERAKRTGSDGMRFKEGVHINKGLLALGNVISALGDEKKRKEGVHVPYRDSKLTRLLQDSLGGNSRTVMIACISPADINAEETLNTLKYANRARNIQNKPVVNRDPMSSEMLKMRQQLEYLQAELFARGGGCSSDEIQVLKERIAWLEAANEDLCRELHEYRSRCTTVEQRETDAQDGSICSVKTDGLKRSLHSIESPDYQMGETIPAGDSREIDEEVAKEWEHTLLQNTMDKELHELNRRLEEKESEMKLFGGADTAALKQHFGKKIMELEDEKRAVQRERDRLLAEIENLSASSDGQKLQDIHAQKLKTLEAQIMDLKKKQENQVQLLKQKQKSDEAAKRLQDEIQYIKAQKVQLQHRIKQEAEQFRQWKASREKELLQLRKEGRRNEYERHKLQAINQRQKMVLQRKTEEAAMATKRLKELLEARKSSARDNSAISNGNGANGQSNEKSLQRWLDHELEVMVNVHEVRFEYEKQSQVRAALADELAVLKQVDEFASKGLSPPRGKNGFARASSMSPNARMARKSSLENMLSISSNSLVAMASQLSEAEERERAFTNRGRWNQLRSMGDAKNLLQYMFNSLGDARCQLWEKEMEIKEMKEQFKELVGLLRQSESQRKEVEKELKLREQALAMALATAASADQEQRSPHNSLKHFNDDMSGPLSPVSVPAQKQLKYTPGVANGSVKESAAFIDQTRKMVPLGQLSMRKLAAVGQGGKLWRWKRSHHQWLLQFKWKWQKPWRLSELIRHSDVMVMRAKARPQAALPRKV, from the exons ATGGAAGCTCCTCCTTCGCCTAGTCCTGCCTCTCCTGCTACAAACGGAGGAGAGGATTGTTGTGTCAAAGTTGCTGTTCATATAAGACCACTCATCGCCGATGAGCGAGCTCAAGGTTGTAAAGATTGTGTCACTGTCGTGTCTGGAAAGCCTCAG GTACAAATAGGCACACATTCATTTACCTTTGATCATGTCTATGGGAGTAGTGGCACTCCTTCATCTGCTATGTTTGAAGATTGTATTGCCCCATTAGTTGATGGTTTATTTCAAGGATATAATGCGACTGTTCTTGCTTATGGTCAG ACGGGATCTGGGAAGACATATACAATGGGAACTGGCTTCAAAGATGGTTTCCAGATGGGAGTTATTCCTCAAGTCATGAATGTTCTATTCAGaaagattgaaactttaaaGCATCAAACCGAATTCCAACTACACGTTTCTTTCATTGAG ATTCTGAAAGAAGAAGTAAGAGATTTGCTGGATCCTACAACTTTGAACAAATCAGATACTGCAAATGGGCACACAGGTAAAGTAAATCTCCCAGGGAAACCACCAATACAAATTCGTGAGACTTCAAATGGTGTCATAACACTAGCAGGATCGACAGAAGTTAGTGTTTGTACATTTAAAGAAATGGCTGCTTGCCTCGAACAAGGATCATTGTGCAGGGCAACAGGGAGCACAAATATGAACAATCAATCAAG tcgTTCACATGCCATCTTCACCATCACCTTAGAGCAGATGCGTAAGCTCAATCCAGTTTTCCCTGGCGATAGCAATCCAAATGACAGTATGAATGAAGAGTATCTGTGTGCAAAGTTGCATTTAGTAGATCTTGCTGGATCTGAGAGAGCCAAGAGGACTGGTTCTGATGGCATGCGTTTTAAGGAAG GAGTTCACATCAATAAGGGCCTTCTTGCACTTGGAAACGTTATCAGTGCACTTGGTGATGAGAAAAAGCGAAAAGAAGGTGTTCATGTTCCATATCGAGACAGTAAATTGACTCGGCTTCTGCAG GATTCGCTTGGTGGTAACAGCAGAACTGTTATGATAG CTTGCATTAGTCCAGCTGATATCAATGCTGAGGAAACCCTCAACACCCTAAAGTATGCAAATCGTGCCCGCAATATCCAAAATAAGCCTGTT GTTAATAGAGATCCAATGTCCAGTGAGATGCTAAAGATGCGCCAACAGCTTGAGTATTTGCAAGCAGAACTTTTTGCCCGTGGAGGAGGATGTTCATCAGATGAAATTCAG GTTCTCAAGGAAAGGATTGCTTGGCTTGAAGCTGCCAATGAGGACCTTTGTCGTGAACTTCATGAATACCGCAGCAGATGCACCACTGTAGAGCAACGTGAAACAGATGCTCAA GATGGCAGTATCTGTTCTGTGAAAACTGATGGGCTTAAAAGGAGCTTGCATAGTATAGAATCACCAGATTATCAAATGGGTGAAACTATTCCTG CAGGAGACTCCAGGGAAATTGATGAAGAAGTAGCGAAAGAGTGGGAGCACACGCTTTTGCAGAATACCATGGACAAAGAATTGCATGAATTGAACAGACGTTTGGAGGAGAAAGAG TCAGAGATGAAACTTTTTGGAGGGGCTGACACTGCAGCTCTCAAGCAACACTTTGGCAAGAAAATCATGGAATTGGAGGATGAAAAAAGAGCCGTGCAG CGAGAGAGGGATCGCCTGCTGGCTGAAATTGAAAATCTTTCTGCTAGCTCTGACGGGCAAAAATTGCAAGATATCCATGCCCAGAAATTAAAAACTCTTGAGGCACAg ATTATGGATCTTAAGAAGAAACAAGAGAACCAAGTTCAgcttttaaagcaaaaacaaaaaagtgatGAAGCAGCAAAGCGATTACAAGATGAAATTCAATATATAAAGGCACAAAAG GTTCAGTTGCAACACAGGATCAAACAAGAGGCAGAACAATTCCGACAATGGAAGGCCTCTCGGGAAAAGGAACTGCTGCAg TTACGGAAAGAAGGGAGAAGAAATGAATATGAAAGGCATAAGCTACAAGCTATAAACCAGCGCCAAAAAATG GTTCTTCAAAGAAAGACAGAAGAGGCTGCAATGGCTACCAAGAGGTTAAAAGAGCTGCTTGAAGCTCGAAAATCTTCTGCACGAGACAACTCAG CTATCTCCAATGGAAATGGAGCAAATGGTCAG AGCAATGAGAAATCCTTGCAACGTTGGCTTGATCATGAGCTGGAGGTCATGGTAAATGTGCATGAAGTCCGCTTTGAATATGAGAAGCAAAGCCAAGT GCGAGCTGCACTGGCAGATGAGTTGGCTGTGTTGAAGCAAGTAGATGAGTTTGCTTCAAAAGGATTGAGTCCTCCGCGAGGAAAGAATGGATTTGCAAG GGCTTCTTCTATGTCACCAAATGCGAGAATGGCCAGAAAATCATCACTTGAAAACATGTTGAGCATATCGTCTAATTCTCTTGTTGCAATGGCTTCACAACTTTCAGAAGCAGAGGAGCGAGAGCGTGCATTTACAAACCGTGGACGTTGGAATCAGCTTCGTTCCATGGGAGACGCGAAGAATTTGCTTCAGTATATGTTTAATTCTCTGGGAGATGCCAG GTGTCAACTATGGGAGAAGGaaatggaaataaaagaaatgaaggaGCAATTCAAAGAACTTGTAGGTCTATTGCGACAAAGTGAATCACAAAGAAAAGAAGTTGAAAAGGAGCTAAAATTGAGAGAGCAAGCACTTGCCATGGCTTTGGCTACAGCAGCCTCT GCTGACCAAGAACAGAGGAGCCCCCACAATTCACTGAAACATTTCAATGATGACATGAGTGGTCCACTGTCTCCAGTGTCTGTGCCGGCACAGAAACAGCTAAAATATACGCCAGGAGTTGCTAATGGTTCAGTCAAAGAGTCAGCCGCATTCATAGATCAGACCAGAAAG ATGGTGCCACTTGGGCAGTTGTCAATGAGAAAATTAGCAGCTGTAGGGCAAGGGGGGAAGTTATGGAGGTGGAAGAGAAGTCATCACCAGTGGCTTTTACAATTCAAATGGAAGTGGCAGAAACCATGGAGACTGTCAGAATTGATCAGGCACAGTGATGTAATGGTTATGAGGGCAAAGGCTCGTCCACAGGCTGCTCTGCCACGTAAAGTATGA
- the LOC118036141 gene encoding SUMO-conjugating enzyme SCE1 — MSGGGIARGRLAEERKSWRKNHPHGFVAKPDNAQDGSLDLMVWKCIIPGKPGTDWEGGFFPLTLHFSEDYPSKPPKCKFPPGFFHPNVYPSGTVCLSILNEDYGWRPAITVKQILVGIQDLLDQPNPADPAQTDGYQLFVQDPNEYRRKVRQQAKQYPPAL; from the exons atgtCAGGAGGAGGCATAGCTCGTGGTCGTCTTGCTGAAGAGAGAAAGTCATGGCGTAAGAATCATCCCCAC ggttttgtggctaAGCCTGATAATGCACAAGATGGTTCTCTTGATTTGATGGTGTGGAAGTGCATCATACCTGGCAAACCTGGG ACAGATTGGGAGGGTGGCTTCTTCCCCCTCACGCTTCATTTTAGCGAGGACTACCCAAGCAAACCTCCAAAGTGCAAGTTCCCCCCAGGTTTCTTCCATCCTAATGTCTACCCATCTGGAACTGTGTGCTTATCTATCCTCAATGAGGACTAT GGCTGGAGACCAGCCATTACTGTGAAGCAAATTTTAGTTGGCATTCAGGATTTGCTTGATCAACCAAATCCTGCTGATCCTGCGCAGACTGATGGCTACCAGCTTTTTGTCCAG GACCCGAATGAGTACAGGAGAAAGGTGCGCCAACAAGCCAAGCAATATCCACCTGCGCTCTGA
- the LOC118036164 gene encoding uncharacterized protein: protein MVDAMEHRTTDTEMSEVTATPPPLQVPDDNNNVRGLLTLARQLISQGKPSQALQAVVMAMRTKGGDQAVFQSLHRARELYLNRLQENTAVDQLASLFAECAIAEAQPLQAEQTPLNVGASSCSAESDVHVHSILAETGRTQIVLDAFSDGSSFICLQCGGLVSNHRKDEHYAYWCGKP from the exons ATGGTAGATGCCATGGAACATCGTACTACAGACACAGAGATGTCTGAAGTGACTGCAACGCCGCCGCCGCTTCAAGTCCCAGATGACAACAACAACGTGAGAGGGTTGCTCACATTGGCTCGCCAACTCATCAGTCAAGGCAAACCTTCTCAAGCTCTTCAGGCG GTGGTAATGGCAATGAGAACCAAAGGTGGGGATCAAGCTGTATTTCAATCCTTGCACCGTGCTCGTGAGCTGTATTTGAACAGGCTGCAAGAGAACACTGCTGTTGATCAACTGGCATCTTTGTTTGCTGAATGTGCAATTGCTGAAGCCCAGCCTTTACAAGCTGAACAAACTCCACTTAATGTAGGTGCCTCATCATGTTCAGCTGAATCTGATGTTCATGTACACTCAATACTTGCCGAAACTGGCAGGACACAAATTGTGCTGGATGCATTCTCGGATGGGAGCAGTTTCATCTGCCTACAATGTGGTGGCCTTGTAAGTAATCATCGCAAAGATGAGCATTATGCATACTGGTGTGGCAAACCCTGA